In Ostrea edulis chromosome 6, xbOstEdul1.1, whole genome shotgun sequence, a single window of DNA contains:
- the LOC125648112 gene encoding 26S proteasome non-ATPase regulatory subunit 9-like, with protein MAASMDDMKKLMKKRDEIESEIRALHEVLDSQKGIGMNEPLVDLEGYPRADIDVYTVRHARHTLICLQNDHKALMKEIEEELYKIHAEARQKKGAGSSEETTTPEEETRARLSPFLILDKVDEDSPAHTCGVCVNDKVLKFGSVSSHNFQNLQNIATVVQHSKDKPLSLRILRGDKEFNLSLTPRTWSGRGLLGCSLLPIKKT; from the exons ATGGCAGCTTCTATGGATGACATGAAAAAACTGATGAAGAAAAGGGATGAAATCGAATCAGAGATAAGAGCTCTTCATGAAGTTTTAGATTCG CAAAAGGGGATTGGAATGAATGAGCCACTAGTAGACCTGGAGGGTTACCCTAGAGCAGACATCGATGTGTACACAGTGAGACATGCCAGACATACACTGATAT GTCTACAAAATGACCATAAGGCTCTGATGAAAGAAATTGAGGAGGAACTTTATAAAATCCATGCAGAAGCTCGTCAGAAGAAGGGAGCGGGTTCATCGGAGGAAACTACCACCCCTGAGGAGGAAACTCGGGCGAGGTTATCTCCCTTCTTGATACTGGACAAGGTGGATGAAGACTCTCCAGCTCACACATGT GGGGTGTGTGTAAATGATAAAGTACTGAAGTTTGGTTCCGTCTCATCTCACAATTTCCAGAACCTACAAAATATCGCAACAGTGGTTCAACACAGCAAAGAC AAACCACTATCTCTGAGGATTTTAAGAGGTGACAAAGAATTCAATCTGTCTCTCACACCAAGAACGTGGAGTGGCCGGGGACTTTTAGG TTGCAGTTTGCTTCCTATCAAGAAGACATAA